AGACGAGTGTCGTAGCCGGCATCCGTCAGTTTCTGGGCAACGAAACGCGCCTGCCACATCGCCAAAGGGCTCTCACGCGTGGCAATTCGCACGATCGGTAAATCTGTCATCAAGCAAAAAGTCCAAAAACTGCGGATGCCGGATCGGCTTTCTCGGGCTCGCGTTGGGGCTGCGAAACCTGGATCATCCGGCACGGTGGCTAGAATGGGAACCGCCAAGCGAAGGGGCGACCTGTTGACACATCGGTGTTTCCGCCGACCCCGTGGGTTCGTCGATTCGCACGTCGACGGGTACGATCACGGCTCGGTTTGCGTTCGATGGGCGGATCGTCCCGGTGTTGGGCGATTCGATTTTCGACGTCCGAACCGGTGTTTTTTCGCGCCTCACGGCCGACGTGAATGTTGCCCCCGTAGTCAGGCATCAGGTTCCGCACCATTAAACGTTAGCCAATGCGGTGTGACGACCCCGGCGGTCGCCCCACCGCGAACCGTGCGGCCGAATTTTGTATTGAATGTTCACCGTCCCGGCCGTCATCCATCTGGTATTTGATCCCAACGTGTCCGCAAATCCACCAACCGGCGATTTTCGCGACGACGATGCGACCCGAGAATGGTCCACCGGCGATGGGGAGGCGGGTTCACACGACTTTACCGAAGCGGGGTTGTTCGAAGTTTCTTCTGGTGATTCGGCCGATGACGTCCTGGAGGTCCATGACCGCCTGGGCGATTACGAAATCAAGTCGCTGTTGGGCTCCGGCGGCATGGGCCAAGTCTTCTTGGCCGAACATGTGCGGATGCAGCGAACCGTCGCGCTGAAGACACTGCCCGTTCACCGGCTGGGCGATGCCAAAGCAATCGAACGATTCTTTTCGGAGGTCCGTGCCGCCTCTCGCGTCATGCATCCGAACATCGTCACCGCGTTTGACGCGGGCGAACAAGATGGTGTGCCCTATCTGGCGATGGAATACGTCGATGGAAAAACGTTGACCCAGATCGTCTCCGAAGGCGGGCCACTGACCGTCGGCGATGCGGCGGATGTCATTCGGCAAGCCGCGCTGGGGTTGCTGCACGCGCACCGGGCCGGCGTGGTGCACCGCGACGTCAAGCCGGGAAACTTGATGCGAACCACCGACGGGACGGTCAAGGTATTGGATCTGGGTTTGGCCCAAATCAGCTCGCTAGCGGTCGACGCGATTCGGCCGTCGGCTAAGACCGACGCAGGAACCAGTGCGGCCGATGCCAAATCGCAAAACCACGGCGATGACAAAACCGCTGGCAAAAAACAATCACGGGTCAAACGCCGACCGGGAAAGCTGATCGGCACCCTGTCGTTCATGTCGCCCGAACAGTTGGAAGACCCCGAATCGATTGATTCACGCAGCGATATCTATTCGTTGGGGGCGACGCTGTATTTCTTGTTGACCGGACGCACGCCATATCCCGGCGAATTCTTGGACCAAGTGTACGGTCATCGCCACGGCGAAATTCCCGATCTGATGCAGATCCGCGATGACGTCGACATGAATTTTGCCAACGTGTTTCGACGCATGATGGCAAAGTCACCGGGCGCCCGATACAACTCGCTGGATGAAGTGATCGAAGACCTGTCAGGTTACGTCGCATCGGATTCCGCGCCGTCTTGGCTGCAACAGTTGGCGCCCATGCAGGCGATCGCACAAGACAGCAGCACGATCATTGGCGGTTCGACCTATGGCGGTGAATCCACCGTGGCGCGTCGGACCGAGATTGTCGGTTTGGATCTGGGAATGTTCGACTTGGCCGCCGCCAGTGCGGACTTAAGCGGATCGCTGCGGAATTTGACGCCCGGCGAACTGGGCCAACCGCTGTTTCGAATGGTGATGACCGGCAGCGACGGGACGATGCGATTCGGTGACGTCGCAACTCAGCGGCAATCGACCAATCCCGACCAAGTGATTCGGTGTTTGCCGATGTATTTCGGCCAGCCAACAATCGGTCGGCAAGTTTGTGGACGCAATTGTCCACCGGAAGTCTTGATGGGCGCGATGATCCGCCGCGCGATGCGTCAGGCGTGGAATCGCAAACAGCCGCCCGAAGCGGTGGCGATCACTGTCCCATCGATTTATGACCAGCTGCATCGCCGCAGCATCATGCAATCGGCGACCATCGCCGGCCTGCGTTCGGTTCGCTTGGTGGACCGATCCTTGGCGTGCGTGCAATTGATGATGATGCAACATCAATGTGGCGGAACTGCATCGGCCCCCACGGACGACAATCCGTTGGTGTTGGATGACCCGGCCGAATCCGAACCCATGCCGGGCGACGAAAGCCGTCATGTGTTGTTTGTCGGACTGACCGGCCAGGCATGCGAGGCGGTGGTCGTTCGGTGTGAAAACGGTCGGCTGGAACAGTTGGGGGCCAGTGGGCATTGGAACCACGGCACACTGATCTGGATTCAACGTCTGGTCGACTTGGCCGCGGAGATGTACAGCCGGTCGATCGATCTGGATCCACGAAAAACCCTGCGACGAGCCGCTCGGTTGCAGACCGCATGTGA
The DNA window shown above is from Crateriforma spongiae and carries:
- a CDS encoding protein kinase domain-containing protein, with the protein product MFTVPAVIHLVFDPNVSANPPTGDFRDDDATREWSTGDGEAGSHDFTEAGLFEVSSGDSADDVLEVHDRLGDYEIKSLLGSGGMGQVFLAEHVRMQRTVALKTLPVHRLGDAKAIERFFSEVRAASRVMHPNIVTAFDAGEQDGVPYLAMEYVDGKTLTQIVSEGGPLTVGDAADVIRQAALGLLHAHRAGVVHRDVKPGNLMRTTDGTVKVLDLGLAQISSLAVDAIRPSAKTDAGTSAADAKSQNHGDDKTAGKKQSRVKRRPGKLIGTLSFMSPEQLEDPESIDSRSDIYSLGATLYFLLTGRTPYPGEFLDQVYGHRHGEIPDLMQIRDDVDMNFANVFRRMMAKSPGARYNSLDEVIEDLSGYVASDSAPSWLQQLAPMQAIAQDSSTIIGGSTYGGESTVARRTEIVGLDLGMFDLAAASADLSGSLRNLTPGELGQPLFRMVMTGSDGTMRFGDVATQRQSTNPDQVIRCLPMYFGQPTIGRQVCGRNCPPEVLMGAMIRRAMRQAWNRKQPPEAVAITVPSIYDQLHRRSIMQSATIAGLRSVRLVDRSLACVQLMMMQHQCGGTASAPTDDNPLVLDDPAESEPMPGDESRHVLFVGLTGQACEAVVVRCENGRLEQLGASGHWNHGTLIWIQRLVDLAAEMYSRSIDLDPRKTLRRAARLQTACERAIQSLIMLPSVKITIEAASHPVSVVVDRMQWMLRCEDLIDQVTEHIQQACERASIRPDEVDHVVGLGPLLRMPELKKRIFAGVPAAANVTMADRHDVACGAAICLSGELPGRGDIPMPPRNVASQQIGVLVEDAQGRSRILPIIPRGTILPARTNRRISAGKQKESLTLSLVESSGPLGKHWQSLGQYDFDLDLAKDSSAKRARMIGFEVDINGLLTVRAQTPGVPGSNKLPSLPKPAIDESDLAGWIQWLNEQPVE